Sequence from the Sciurus carolinensis chromosome 1, mSciCar1.2, whole genome shotgun sequence genome:
CCAGGATGTGTGGCTTGAGCCTGCCCAGGACAGTGGGTAAGGCTGTGGGTCAGCGGGAGGGCttcagggcagaggccaggccttCTCCTGCCGGGTTACACACCCCGGAGGCTGTTCCTGTGGTCAAAGCCCATGTGCACACCACCAAGGTCCACCTCGAAGCTGCAGTAACTGCACTTGCCTCTTCGGTCTGCCAAGTAGAGGCTGCCAACACGAGGTTTGATGGTGGATTGTTCCTCAGCAAATGTTAACATAAAGCTGGTTCCAAAAATGGAACAGTACAGCTGTCTCCCCAAATTCCTATGCTGAAGTCCCAATCCCTAACATGATGGCACCGAGAGGTGGGGATTTGGGGTGCTCATTAGACTGAGAGGTGGCCAGGAGGGTGGGGCTGAGGCTCTCTGCGAGGAGGAAGAGCTCCGGGACTTCCTCTCCACCAGCACGCTGCAGGGAAGGAAGGGCCTCTACCGGCCAGGAAGCAACCGTCACCGGGACAATCTGCTGGCACCCTGACCCTGGACCTCCAGCCCCTAGAACTGGGAGAAATAAACGTCTGCTGCCTAAGTCACTCAGCCTGTGGATCCATGACAGCCAAGACAGGTGTGGAAAAAGCCAACACCCAAGTCTCACACAGCAGAAGAGAGCCTGGGGAAACCAGGCTCTTTGCAGTAGCAAAGAGGTGGGGAAACACTGCTTTCAGTCACCTGGGATCCAGGAGACCGGTGTGCATGAACAGAGTGTTGGAAGTGTTTCCACTGGTACAGGCTTCAAGGAGATATAAGCTAGAGAAGGAACCAGAATAGCCTGCAACCAGAATATAGCAACAGAGCTAGAGTTGATATGCCTCAGAAACAACACCATTTTACATCTTGTCTCTGGTCAGCAAGACTCTTGAGGTCAAAGAAGCAAGGTTGTGCCATAACACTCTTTTTATAAGGCCTCAGAAAGGTTTCAGATACTTCCTAGTACAAACTCCCTGAGCTAGACAAGAGGGTTTCTAAGAACTTGAAGGATGTTGTCCACAGCATTCTAACACACCATGCAAAACAGGAAATATTTACTCAAAATTTAAAGTGCATTTTGTCTAATGGAGTTGACTGTAATCCTCTACATTGGAGACATGATATTTTTAAGGGAGCTGTGTCAGTCTGAGTGAAAAGGGGCTGAGATTGTTCAAAATGAAAAGAGGTCTTTGGATCCCAATCTTTCTACAGGCAGTGAGTAGTGTGAAAAAGTATTCAATTGCAAATTAGTCtgttcatcttaattttttttatcatctatctgtttactttttttgaattttcctttaaaaataataatctgttGTTATTCAATGGTATGGTTTCCTTTCAAACTTCTGGGCTCGAATAATTGTcccgcctcaacctcccaagtagctgggacaacAGGTGCCCCTACCACAGTGGACCTCCTCTTCATTTCTCTAGGATTATGACTTAAAATTGTTTCTCAGATGTCTATGAGAAGCAGTCTGGGGACATGTGCTTTGCATTCACATAGAAGAATGAGACTTAACTGGAGTCATGAGGACACAGGGAGGCCCGAGACCAGAGAGTCCTGGCACAGGACTACACACCGTCCCCTCAAATCTCCACCTTGGGGAAACCTGCGGTTCCCATCAGGGACACTGGCCTTTCCTATCCTCCTTTCCCCCGCTGGGCACAGACAGAGGCTTTCAGAGGCCGAAACCTTTATTGTTCTCCTCACTGCACACAGGTGAGAACAGACCTGCGATGTGGGCCCCTCCGATCCTTTCCGCCACGCTTTCTGCCCCAACTCACCCATCACAGGCTCACTCGGCATCATGCACTCGCTGGTGCTGGATCAGATGAAAGCTGAGGCGGAAGGCCTTGCCGCAGGCGGAGCAGCGGAACGGCTTCTCGCCCGTGTGCACCCTCTGGTGCCGGAAGAAGCCGGACAGCGCCCGGAAGGCGCGACCACACTGGCCGCACTCATAGGGCTTCTCGCCGGTGTGGATGCGGCGGTGCTCACTGAGGAAGGAGCTGCGGCTGAAGGCGCGTCCGCAGTCCTGGCATGCGTAGGGCCGCTCCCCGGTGTGGACCCTCTGGTGCTGGATGAGGTTGGAGCTCTggctgaaggccttcccacactccTTGCACTCGTACGGGTTCTCACCGTGGTGAATCCTCTGGTGCCGGACAACATTTGAACTGTGAATGAAGGTCTTGCCACATTCGCTGCACTCATACAGTCTCTCTCCAGTGTGGATTCTCCGGTGCTTGGCAGCATCTGACCTCTGGCTGAAGGACTTGCCGCACTCGGCACACTCGTATGGCTTCTCCCCCGTGTGGATTCGCTGGTGTCTGATGAGGTTGAAGCTCTGGCTGAAGGCCTTGCCACACTCCATGCACACGTAGGGCTTCTCCCCGTTGTGTGTCCTCTGGTGTCTGACCACGTGTGAACTGTGGATGAAGGCCTTCCCACAGTCGCTGCACTCGTAGGGCTTCCCCCCGGAGTGGATGCTTTGATGCTTCACCACATCTGAGTGGCACTTGAAGCTCCGGTCACAGGTGTCACACTGATAAGGCCGCCCTCTGCAGCGGCCTTGCTGATCTGTTCCGTGACCTGAGTTTCGTGTGATGTCTGATCTGGACGCACCATGCTCACCACTGTTCTGCCCTCTAGTTTTCTCCCCAGGCCTCTGTGCAGCATCCACGTGTTCACAAAGGTCACGAGATCCTGGTGCTCGGGGAAGCCCCTGCAGCAACCCCGGCACAGCCTCTTCAAGGCATCCTCCTGCTCCTGAAGTCTCCTGCTGTGGTGTCAGCCCCACGGTCTGCACTGCCTGCCCAGCAGCCAGTACAGCACACACTGGAAATGTACCTTTCACAGCTGGAAAAGAAATCAGACATGCACGAGTTCAGACACAAGAAAACTATCACCATAATACGTGTGAAACTGAGATGGCACTAGCAAGCTATGGCGATGACTGAGGAGTAACACTGAAGTCCTATGTGGTGGATACCTATTATTTTGCCTGTTTAGTTCTTGCTTTCTAACATTCATGGTCTGGGCTTAAGGGGTGGGTTCTGGACAGTGCATTTGGTACTCCCAGGAGAGATGGGCATCTGTGTGTGGACACAGGGTTGCCTCTGAGTTCTTGGGAGGTATGGGTCTGGTGTGTTGAATCTATGTGTGTTCTGGGTGGCCACAGTTGGTTGTTTTGACTCAGGCTTCCACTAATTAAGAATTGGCAAACTAAGTGTGCAGGGGCTTTGATGGTGCACACTTCCTTACCAAGGGAAGACAGCACCATTCTGAGCACTAATTATATAATGAAACAGGAGTAACAATAAAAAAGGATGAGTCCTCAACTTTTATGGACTTCAGATGTGGCCTTGCATGTTAGGGACAGAGAGAGCTTAGAACCTAGAGCCTGACAGGACAGCTGGCCAATAAGACTCACCAGCACCTCCATTCATCGAACTCTCCCTGGTCACCTCCTGAACCTAGGCCAACTAGCAGGCAAGGAGCCAGAAAGAGAGCATGAGACATGATGTGTGGCCAGGAGAGCACCTGGCAGAGGTAGTAGGAAATGGTGAAGATGAGGGGCAGGAAAGTGAGCCCTGGCCACATCCTAAGTGGTTGGgcagatgggtggatggggggCAAATTCTTAAGCTGCCCCCTCTCCCAGCAGCTCCTCTGAACCTCACTGTGGGCATGTCCCTTCACACCTCTCACCTGTGGGGGTCTCCATCGGGGTGTCCCTCTCCTTGGCGTTTGGAGATCAGGCTTGGCAGCACGTTGCAGGACAACAGGAAAAGGAACAATTCTTGCCTgggtaaaagaagtaaaaatcaaaatgacagcgAAAGCAAGGTACAGGGGAGGGTGAGGTGAGGTCAGAATGCCTTCAGAAAAGAGCCTGGGAACCGGCCCTAGGGGGTCCCGCGGGGCAACCCCACACCCCTGAGCCCACTCTCATCACTGGCCCTCCAGCGGGTCCAGGGCAAACGGTCACTGCAGTCGGTGTTCTGCCGCTGGGCTCCCTGGCCGTGCCCCAAGACGCAAGGCTGATGGGTTGCTGCGGTTTCTTGCTGCAGTGATGTACCCAGAACGTCAGTCAGCCCCGGGGATCTAGAGAAATCTCCATGGGTCCTAGCATTTTCTTAGTAATCATAAAAACTTGAACATAAAAACCTAAAACCAGAAAAGGTTCTACGGATGGTGCAGGTTCGGGTTGAGGAATGACTTCTCCAAGCCTGACACTCGGGGTAAGGCGAGCAGATCTAACAGGTCAGGACGCTGAACGTGCAAGAACGGAAGGGGGACCACCATCGGGCCGCAGGGAACTCCCAAGGCGGGGACTGCGGCCGACCCCGGGCGGGCCTCCGCGCAGCCTCCGCGCCCACCTGTCCACCCAAGCCTGCGCTCCGAGGCGTCGGCCCTCTGCACTCTGCGCCAGCTGCCCCGCCCCAACCCGGCGCACCGGAAGTGCCGCCACCAGGCCCCGCCCTGCGGGCACTTCCGGGGCGCTCTAGGGCGCGGGAGGACTGTCGCTCTATGTCCAGCCCCCCCACCGCCTTCAAGACCTCAGCAGCTCTGGCTCGCACGCGGGCCGCGCCTCTGCCCCACTAGCTGCCTCAACCCGCGGTCGGGGCATCGCGCGGGGGCGCCCTGGGCCCCACCGGTCAGTGGGCGCTGCAGCCTACAGACCATCTCCGGGAGCGGAGGAAGGCGGGGGAGCTGATCCGCACAGGGAACCGAGGAGACGGCGAGCGACGGCGAGGTAGGATCCCGGCTGGCGGGGACTTGCCACGTAGAGCGTGGCACAAAGGCAGAGCTGGAGCCGGGCTTCCTTCAAGCACCGCCGCTGCAGTGACCCGAACTTGACACCTGTCTTGTCCAGTGGTTTTGTAAAGGCTCTCTTGGAGCATCGAAGTACCCACTACGTCCCGGGGTCATCGGGCACGCAAACCTCCGTGAAAGGCTCAGGAAAAGAGAATctgcaagagaaataaaagggtGCACTTTTTCCACGTGATGGGAACCAGtgatttcttcctcctctctacGCTTCATTTTCGTTTCTCTAAAGTACACAGTGCGTATTTAATAAGTAAAATGTGTTTTATCAAAAAAGCGAAGTCTTGATAAACGGGTAAAACATGACATTTATAAACTTGTAAAAGTGTGAGGATGATGGgtgtggtgtacacctgtaatcccagctattcaggacgctgaggcaggaagataagtCTGGGCAATTTattaagactgtctcaaaataaaataaaaaggagctagACATGGTGATAATCCCAGCCACTGTGTGGCTATGACATCAGGATTGTAAGTTTAAGGacagcctgggcagtttagccTCAAATAAATAggtcagggtgtagctcagtggtagaacactcgccTCACATACTTGAGTATACTCAAGTACCACCACACTCAGtaccacagaaaacaaacaaattgtgaatttttatttttatttatttatttatttattttgtggtgtttgggatggagcccagggccctgtgcatgggaggcaagtgctctaccaactgacctatatccccagccccaaatcatTAATtacaaaagaagagagagaaattaataaatacgGGGAAGAGCTGTTTCACGTCTAAGCCCCAGCAGAGTATGTTCTTGGATCAAAGGATAGTGGACACCAGGATGCCTGAGAGGATTTTCTTCAAATGTGCCCATTTTTCTGTCATGCAGATGTGTTGCTGACATTTGTTCATGAAGATGCACAAGGCAGATTCATCCATGGGATCTGTTTTGGATTTTCCTTCCCAAGAGTTCAGAGATGCATCTGGGAACCTGTTATTGGTTCTGCTCTGGCCCCTTCCTCACACCACCTGAAAACAGCATCCCCTCCTGTCTGGGATGGGGAATGCTTCCCTTTTCCCACCAGATTTTTCTGGAACTCTGCCCCTACCCGTACCCACCCAGGATGGGCCTTCTGCCAGCCTTTCCCCAGAGACCAGGAGAGCGGTCTCCATCCTCTGCAGCCCAGGAGTGAGATGGTGTCAGGCCTGCAGCGGCTGTGGACCAAGGCCAGACAGTTTTAGAGATGAGAGACCAGGTTGTATGAAGGCTGTGGCCCCAACCTGAGAACCTGAAGTTCCTGGGTTCCTGAAATTCCTCCTCAGATCCCATGTGCTGCCCAGTGATTCAGAGGAGCACTCTGACACTTGATCTTTGCTTTGGCAGGACCACCTGACTCCATGAGTTCAGGTTCAGAACACTCAGAGCTGGCAAGTTCCTGGAGAGGAGGCTGCAGGGATGCCAGGCAGGACTTGCGGCATGTACACAGGGAGCCATGTGTTTGCTGACTGGTTTGTGTCTCCAACATGCTATGTGGGCTCTCTTCCTCCACTAATTCAGACCTCAGGGGCTGTTACAGGCAGAGGGTCCTCATGTCGCTTCCAGCCATCACTCCCCTTCCACAGTCCATAGCCGTGGCCGTCAGCTTTTAATATTAGTAACCCCGAGAGTCTGTTTTGTAGATGAGGGTTTTGAGAGGGAGGACTGCAGGGATACCCCTCCTCAGCCAGGCTTTGCTGTGCTGAGACAAGTGGCCAGAAACTGGAGGCCACTTCTCATCCATAGCACCTGGGGTCAGCAGTTGGCAGGCTCTGCTTCTTGGCCCGTCATTCCATTCTGACAGGACAGTGTAACCCCTTAGGACATCACCTGCTAATGTGGAGAAGCCACTCTGGCTCTTCCTGTGTCCCTCTTTTAACAACTGGAGCAAGTCCCCAGCACAGTGAGTTCAATGAAACCAGACAGTGGGAATCTGCTGCAAGCTGGGGAGAGATGGCCAACAAGTCTTTTGGCTGCCATTTTGCCCATGGTGGTCAACGGCAGGCCACTCCTTGCCAGGatagttttcttttctggttCAGAAATAGCTTCCGAATGCAAGCTTTGGAGAATGCAGACCACAGGCCTAGGACCACAGCAGGGGCAAAGGGCGCCACCTGTGGGATACCTGCCCTGCTCACAGTTCCTGGGCGCTCATCCCCAGTGCAGAAGCCTGGGTCAGCCCCAGGGAGCTCTTAgccacctgctgcctgctgccctggAACTGGGCTCCTGTACCTGTCTCCCGCCATCCCTCACCATTGTGTGCTTGGGACTTTCTCATTATCTGCTGCATCAATAAAAACATCTGTGCATGCACACCCACCGCATGCTGCATATTTAATTGTAACAAATTATGCAGCattacaaaacataaaaaatcaaaacatctaAAAGGGATGATCTAAAAAGTATAAAAgccctttcctcccctctcctcttcatgGAACATCTTATATTCCTCCTCCCTGGCTAGCTATATCTTCTGTTTGATCTTGATTGTGGCTGGCTGAAGCTACCCACCACCCACTGGGCAAAGTCCAGGCCCCTTTCCCTGGGCAGGAGTCTCCTCTTTCCTGCTCagccctctcctgctccctccacCATGTCCAGTACCAGCCCCTTTCACATTCCATCTCTCCTGCACCAAGCAGTGTGGCTCAGAGCCCTGTGGGGCCAggcctttcctctctctccaacTGCCAGGACCCGGCAAACAGCCCCTCCGCCTGGCGTCCTGGCGCCTGGCTGGCCCAGCATGTTCCTGGTCATTCTTGCAAAGGGTAGTAAACATACTTACTGCAgattaattcctttttcttttaacacttaACTGATGTCAAAGCATGGTTCACAGGAGGCGGTTCAAAGTCAGGTCCCATCCTCTCTAGCCCTGGTCTACGGCATTGTCAAAGGCCACCTGGAGGGCACGGCGCGGGGGCCGCGGAGCCTAATTTCGGTGCAGGCGTCTGGCGTCCACGCAGGGTCCTTTAGTCTCGCTGGGCCCGACCCTGCCACCCCCGCGTCTGTCCGCAATTCTGCGCTGCGGACCCGCCCGTGCTGCAGGAGTTGGGAGCAGAGACGGAAGGCCCTCCCGCCCGTGTGCACCCCCTGGTGCCGGAAGAAGCCGGGTAGCGCCCGGAAGGCGCGGCCACACCGCCCGCATCTCACCGGTGCGGATGCGGCGGTGCTCGCTGAGGACGGAGCTGCGGCTGAAGGCGCGTCCGAAGTCCTGGCACGCGTAGGACCGCTCCCCGGTGTGGACGCTGCGTGCTGGGCGAGGTCGGAGCGCTGGCTGAGGCCTGGGCGCACTTGGGGCACGCGGAGGGCTTCTCGGCCGTGTGGAAGCGCGGGTGCTTCACCGCGTCCGACCTCCGGCTGACCGCCCGCCCGCACTCGCCGCTCGCGTGCACGTGCGCCTGAGCCCGCAGGCGCTGCAGGAGCGGCGCACGGGGAGGCCCCATCCCCACTGGAGCCCCTTACCAGGCAGGCGACAGGGCTCCCAGGACAACTCCTGGTAAATCTGAGACCTCAGGTCAGGAGACTATTTTAGGGGCGAGTTAAGCGTTGAGTTTGGTTTAAAACTAAGAACTGACTGAAAATAGGGCAAACACCCCCAGACCACAAACAAAATACTattgggaaaaagaaatttgttaaAAACATGCTTTGTTTTGGATCTGACTTCAACTTTCCTTCCCGAGGTCTGAGGCTGACCAGGTACCTCCCATCCACCCAGTGGGCAGCAGGCAAGGCTGGGTCCTGGCAGAGCCCATGGACGCTGCGTGCTGAGAGATGCGAGACTGCAGTCAGGGCTGAGCTGAAGGCCGAAGACGGCGCTGGAGAGGGAAGTACCGTGCTCTGGGGTCCTGGCTGCTTGAGGAGGAGAGTCTGGCCGGTCTCCCTGGGCAGGTGAGGCGGAAGGCAAGGTCAGAGCAGGTGCCAGAGCTGCCACTGGAGGGGATGTACACTTCCTGGTCCTGGGACAGGTCCTGAGGATCACAGAAAGCACTAGCCCAGGTGCGCTCCTATCGGCCTGCAGGAGGCAGGCAGCGGCTAGCTGACTGGCCAACAGACCGTGTCCAGGCAAAGTCCAGGAGGGTGTGTCACTTCTGGCCTCAACAGCAGGAGCATCCTTTTCATCCTGACTGGTATGCAGGAGAAGCTGACGGGGTCAGACGATTGGCGATCCAGACTTAAAAAGCTCTGTCCCAACATTCCAGAATGCTGCTTCTCAGAGAGGAGCACGCAGCGCAGCCTTTCCCTTAGCACTCGTTCAGGGCGCCCCTGCGGTGCGGGTCCCTGGCTGGGTGCAAAGGACACGCTCCCCACGTGGGGTCACAGCTCCAGCCGGCCTCAGCGCACGGGGCGGACCGGGGCCGGAGAGGCCCTGGAGAATGCGCGGGCCGGATCGGGCGCAAGAGGGGTGCTCCGCAGGCCCCGAAGGCCCGCGGTTGGGGCCACGCCCCTCCCGGCCTGGGTTCCAGGGGCGCGCGCCTCGCGCACGACCGAGACGGAAGCGCGGCCCGCAGGCCCCACCCCATGCCGCAGGCACTTGCGGGCACTCTGGGCAGTTCGGGTGCTGGCTTGGGGACCGCTGGGTCAAGGCTACTGTCCCAGGCGCCCTGAACGCGGCAGCTTAAAGGCCGGGTCTGCGCGCCTGGTGCTGTCCGAGGTGCTGGGTGGATGCGGTGGTGGGGCAGAGACTGGACGAGCAAGGGGACCCTAGAGGCCATGTGAAGGGCTTGGGTGAGTTGGGGAAAGAGCTCTGTGTGCAGGTGGGAAGAAAGGGAGCCCAACCCTGGATTGGGGCTGTGGTACAGGAGAGATGGCGGTGCTTGAGAACATTACCGTCCAGCACTGAACCCAGGCCAGCCACCCTCCCACCAGCCACGGGAACCCAGTGCTTAGAAAAGAACGGCCGGGGTGAAGATGGACTGCCTTCCACAAAATGGGTCAGACGAGCCGCTAGGGTCTGCCAGCATAGACATAGCTCCCAGGTGAGGAAGCCTTGGTACAGGTCCACAGCTAAACTGAGGCCACGACCAGATGAAGGAAGTACCCTGTGATGGCACACCCCTGGCCTCCTCAATCCCCCTTTAGGGCAGGGTTGCAACTGCTTTAGGACTGAAATACCAACGTACCCAAGGTCAAAACACTGAAAGCCCAACTACACATTACTAAACAAAGAATAGGTCCCGAGaaactaaaaattcattttacagaGATAAGAGCTGTCCTTAACGTTTCAAAATTGACTTTCTTATGCATTGCACCATGGGGGTGTTTATGTAGAATAAAACCCTCATGTCCAACCACAGTCTCCAAATCCAGGGTTGATTTTGTCTGTCACAACCACGTGTAACCTGCACCTGTACCCAAAGCCCTGGGTACAGATTCAGCTTGACTACAGCCATCTGAGTCTAACCTCCATGATTGCCCCAGAGTAAACCTCATTGGTTTCTCCTGTATAATTCCCCAGAAAACTATAGTAGACAAAACCACGGAATCACACTGTTAGCACTGGGCAGGTAGTTAGGGGCAAAGGCCTCTGCTTCCAGGCAGAAGGGGTGAAGCAGGCAGCTGCTGTGCGGGTGACTTAGTGCTCCCTCAGGGGTGTTTTCAGACCCAACTCTCCAGAGCCACTTACAAGGAACAGGCCAAACTTCTCAGTGTTTCTAGGTGGCTAGGAGTGAACTCTGCTCGTTGTAATACTGAATTCTCTGCCCAGAGGCATCcccagctgcttttttttttttaaggctgtgCTGTGTGACCTCAAACTGAACATGCCCAGCAGTGTGCTGTGCCCGCCTCTACCTGTGGCCATGAGTCTCCTAGGGGAACATGCTCATGTTTCCCCAGTAAAAGCCCCTTGCCTTGTTCTTGAGGGACACAGTGTTTTCTGAACTGGCTGTAATAACCCTCTCTTCACTCTTTATCTCCAGGTTGTGCCTAGTGGCTTTGCACTCACCAAGTGGCAAACACTGCATGAGGTAGTCCTTGGAGATTTACAAACTGACCCTGACTCCAGGGATGCACCCAACTCTTCCATATTAAGACAAATCAGGTACAGTTCAGCCAGGATGAAGTCACTTTGGTCCTAATTCATAAATATGCCCCCTTCTGATCCAAACTGTGAGACTCCAACTGGTCTTGTCACAACCTTGCTTTTGTCCGTGAGTCCCACA
This genomic interval carries:
- the Znf696 gene encoding zinc finger protein 696, yielding METPTAVKGTFPVCAVLAAGQAVQTVGLTPQQETSGAGGCLEEAVPGLLQGLPRAPGSRDLCEHVDAAQRPGEKTRGQNSGEHGASRSDITRNSGHGTDQQGRCRGRPYQCDTCDRSFKCHSDVVKHQSIHSGGKPYECSDCGKAFIHSSHVVRHQRTHNGEKPYVCMECGKAFSQSFNLIRHQRIHTGEKPYECAECGKSFSQRSDAAKHRRIHTGERLYECSECGKTFIHSSNVVRHQRIHHGENPYECKECGKAFSQSSNLIQHQRVHTGERPYACQDCGRAFSRSSFLSEHRRIHTGEKPYECGQCGRAFRALSGFFRHQRVHTGEKPFRCSACGKAFRLSFHLIQHQRVHDAE